A window of the Panulirus ornatus isolate Po-2019 chromosome 65, ASM3632096v1, whole genome shotgun sequence genome harbors these coding sequences:
- the LOC139746530 gene encoding lathosterol oxidase-like, with protein MNDTNKSTMEEASSRVSSTPSDPMAVTWAEKYSKTLEKYWNTLPNFLGSFIASVAVFILGSTIRGEWLHILVHFLKAFYYDEGSSGPDTNVAFNSTTSSGFLAIDLGPYKLQGLGYYWLAATTISYAVYLGIGGFLHWYFYVRQRDRSHEWKCQPNKFMSPELERHEILLGSFSLLLGSTVSSLVSCYLMNGGTSTIYYDVSDYGWLWYLASWPVVFIWQDYLTYWHHRVYHMPFLYKHFHKLHHKYKQPTAFSVTAIHPIEFLHMQAVLLSPMVVFPVHWTVFVTIMMYLYYHGIIDHSGINFKAQWWQPWQPDCIFHDNHHQYFHVNFGFNCTLWDKIHGTYRQKGKVYREDIFYGKGKDLTSCTKDELKAELNERESENQLAYRGNLRDDQVFEIKHKLS; from the exons ATGAATGACACCAACAAATCTACCATGGAAGAAGCATCCAGTAGAGTTTCCAGCACTCCATCCGACCCGATGGCGGTAACGTGGGCAGAAAAATACAGCAAAACTTTAGAAAAGTATTGGAACACATTACCCAACTTCTTAGGATCCTTCATTGCAAGTGTAGCCGTGTTTATCCTGGGATCCACCATCAGAG GAGAATGGCTGCACATCCTCGTCCACTTCCTCAAAGCTTTCTATTATGACGAGGGTTCATCTGGTCCAGACACCAACGTCGCCTTCAACAGCACCACTTCGTCAGGGTTCCTTGCTATCGACCTGGGCCCTTACAAGCTCCAAGGGTTGGGTTATTACTGGCTTGCAGCCACTACCATCTCCTACGCCGTCTACTTAGGCATTGGCGGTTTCCTTCAC TGGTACTTCTACGTGAGGCAACGTGACCGATCGCACGAATGGAAGTGTCAACCCAACAAGTTCATGTCGCCGGAGCTGGAACGTCACGAGATCCTGCTGGGGTCCTTCTCGCTCCTACTCGGCTCCACAGTGTCCAGCCTCGTATCCTGCTACCTCATGAACGGCGGCACCTCCACCATTTACTACGACGTGTCCGATTATGGCTGGCTGTGGTACTTGGCCTCCTGGCCAGTTGTCTTCATTTGGCAG gacTACCTGACGTACTGGCACCACCGCGTGTACCACATGCCCTTCCTCTACAAGCATTTCCACAAGCTGCACCACAAGTACAAGCAGCCCACCGCCTTCAGCGTCACCGCTATTCACCCTATTGAGTTTCTCCACATGCAGGCCGTACTCCTCAGTCCTATGGTGGTCTTCCCCGTGCACTGGA CTGTGTTCGTGACTATTATGATGTACCTGTACTACCATGGTATCATCGATCACTCGGGCATCAACTTCAAGGCACAGTGGTGGCAACCGTGGCAGCCAGATTGTATAttccatgacaaccaccaccagtacttCCATGTGAACTTCGGATTCAACTGTACACTCTGGGACAAG ATCCATGGCACATACCGGCAGAAGGGAAAAGTTTACCGTGAGGACATCTTCTATGGCAAGGGCAAAGACCTGACCTCGTGCACCAAGGATGAACTTAAGGCCGAGCTGAACGAGAGAGAGTCTGAAAACCAGCTGGCGTACCGAGGCAATCTACGGGACGACCAAGTTTTTGAGATAAAGCACAAACTGAGCTAA